The following nucleotide sequence is from Strix uralensis isolate ZFMK-TIS-50842 chromosome 15, bStrUra1, whole genome shotgun sequence.
AGCTGACAATAACTTCACATCCTTTTGACTGACAGTTTCCAAAGAAGATGAGTTACATAAAACCTTTAATTTAGTATCAGCCCTATTCTGAACAGCTGTGCTGAAAACAGAGCAATGTTATTGGAAAGTCTCTCctgaacatttctctttcactCCCCATGGTTTCTTAAGCTCACATCATCTTGCAAACATGCACTGTGTTGTTTCAATTCTCACTCCTCTTCACTTTTCTGATCCACAACTTTTTCATGGCATTTTTCACTTCTTCATTTCGGAGGGTGTAAATTAAGGGATTGAGCATAGGCGTAATTATAGTGTAGAACACAGAGACCATCTTGTCTGCTGAGAAGGTGGTGGAAGGGCGCATATAGATGAAAATGCATGGCCCAAAGAACAGAACTACAACAGTGATGTGGGAACTGCATGTAGAGAGTGCTTTGAGACGCACCTTGGAAGAGCGTGTCCTCAAAGAAACCAAGATAACAGCATAGGAcacaacaagaacaacaaaacagcTCAGGGAAATCCCACCACTATTGACAGCCACAATGACACCAATGATGTAGACGTCAGTGCAGGCCAGCTTCAGTAAAGGGTGAACATCACAGAAGTAATGGTCAATCTCTTTGGGCCCACAAAACGGTAGCCAAATGGCCAGCAAGGTCTGCACCGCTGAGTGTACAAAGCCCCCCACCCAAGAAGCTGCCACCAGCCAGCCACAGACATGCTTGTTCACAATATTTGTGTAATGAAGCGGCTTGCATATAGCAATGCAGCGATCATAGGCCATCACTGCGAGAAGGAAGATCTCAGTGCACCCGAAGAAATGGCATGCAAACAGTTGAGCTATGCAGCCCACAAAAGAGATGGTCTTCTTCTCAACAAGAAGGTCATAAATGAGTTTGGGAGCTGTGACAGTAGAGTAACTGATGTCTACAAAAGACAAGTAGCtcaggaagaagtacatgggggaGTTCAGCTGTTCACTTGTCTTTATAGTAGTGATGATAAGCAGGTTTCCAAGAATGATGATGGCATAGAAGATTAAGAATAATGAGAAGCACATTTTTGCTACTGTCTTGTCTTGTGTCAGTCCGTGGAGGATGAACTCAGTCACATTGTTTTTGTTCTCCATATGTAGACAGGACctgaagcacagaaaagacaCCAGCTATGGCATTAGACATGGGACATTAtcagcacacacacatacatatggaCCACCGGTATGTTAAATATTAAACATACTTCCTTTGCTGTCTTTTTGGGACAGTTTCCGTTTAAAGTCAATGTTTGCCTCAAGGAGTAACAGGTGATATCCGAAACAGAATGTATTACTGAGGTATATAATAACAAgctcaaattatttatttgaggAGGGTGGTAGAAATAATACCCTCAAGAACCCTAGTTCTCACCTTtgcctcttttaaaaaagaagactAATTACCAGGTCCCCTCAAGACCCACTTTTACCCTTTGATTTGGAAATAAAGTTGACCAAAAGAGACAGTGCGTCTATAATTCAGGTCTCAACACTTTGATCATGGCTCAAGGAAGATTGTTGCCTAAGCAGTGACTGTACTTTCCTTTTCAGTCCTCTAGAGGATTGCAGCAGAGCTACTTCTTATCACTCTGACTGTGATAGACTTGAATAAGTTCAGTCACAGAAAGAGCTGGCCAGTGTTTTCTTGGACTGCCTTTCTTACAGTACATGAACGAACTAATCTGGAGGTAATTTGCATTAATGGTGAGTTAGCAGGGGTTTGTATAACTCACCCAGCTCCCAGAACACACCTCATAAATACACCTGTAGTGACACTGGGGTCATGAATGCACTGCTGGTGACTCTCCTTTACTCACAAACCCCCATGAATTCACCTTTGCGGCATTCCCATGCAGTACACAAGTATCACTAGTGCTCAAAGTATGTGCGAAGATAGAGGTGGAAAATGGGTAATAACCTTGCCTGTGATATCAGCAAACCCTTTGGGGTCTGGATTCTATTTGACAATCACAGGACACTTGGTTCTTTCTCCTGAGCTCTCTGCCTCATTTCCTGGCTACTCCCCAGCTAGGGCAGCAGAGGAAAGGCTCCTTAATGTCTCCATCCCTATCTCCATGCCCCTCCACAAGTAGAATGAAGGCACTGTGAGAAAGACCAAAGTGTGTGTGTTGTGACCGTTGTTGCCTGACATGTCCAGCTCAGACAATATAAGACTGATCACGTAGGAACTGCTGTCATCAGCTCCCAAGTCCTCTCTGTAACACTGACAACATCCTTTTGACAGATCTTTCTGGGAACAGCatataactggggaaaaaaaaaaaaaaaaaaaagcagataagaCACCAACTAAAGCAAAGGTTGAAAAATCTTCAATTGAGTTTTTTCTAATTCATAAAATGGACCTCACAAAAGTCACTCCCAGAAATGCCTGTTTTCAAAGGTAGAATTTCAGTCATGCTAGAACAAAACAAAGGAACAATATCAGAAAACTTACACAATTCATATTTACCAGTATCCAAGAGTTCGCATGCTATTCCTCCTCTGATGACCTCCTCTAACGGCTTTAGGTGGTTTCATCAGAATGTCTCAGCTGCAAGTTGCTGCTTGGATGTTGTGAGAGCATATCTCTGCCAATTCTGAAACCTACAGCAGCTGAAAAGAGCGGCCTGCCTCTCCACCTGCATTTCTCATTCTACAAAGAACAACTTCCAAGAACATCTACAAGAACAATTATCTTTCAGAAGATGGGGAAATTGTAGCAGAAATATTTAAACTGAATCATGCAGCAGAAGCACAAGACTATCAGGAGTAATGAGATCCCAGAGGCATACAGAGTTTTGTCAGAAATCATCAGTGGACAAGGAGCTAAAAACTGTACTTTGGATAGTTATTAGGGCAGTCTCTGGAGAGTGATCTTGGAGTGTGGTCATCTAGACTGTTACGTTGCACATgggtttgcttgcttgcttgtttgtttgctgtcTGACTTTTTAATGCTGTCCAGATAAATATTTACTATTGGACATGTATTTCTTCTGGAAGCATTTCTGGTTCAAATAAACATCACACCTGGCCATCTGCAAGATTTGTGTTCACCTTACCTTTGCAACCAAATGTTCTTGGAGTAAAGAGGTCTCTTACACAGGACATTTATATAAATTCTGCCTTTGGTCCTAAGCTAGTATTTCTCATATGCATTCTTATTTCTTATTAACTTGTTCTTATTATTGTATGTGCTATAGACTGTTATCCCTTAGACATCTGCTGTACAAATTTGAAACAAGAAGTAAAACaggaaattacttcaaaaatttAGAAAGGTTTGTGGTTAGTTGTCACTGCTTACCAGGTATTTTTACTGAGATAACGCAAAACACAGAAGCAACTCTTTAGCCCAAGTATTAAGTTCTTACAAGAATTCTTACCAAACTGTAAAGGAGCATAATGTGACACATTCTATAAGCTATGGTTGAATAttcacccagcagcacccagaaatgagacatccagaaaaaaaacttGGTGTTGACCTCCAAAGCATTAaaaaagtatatatgtatatgtataactttgtgcatatatatataaagttataAACCCTAGCTTGGGCTGGGAACACCTTGTAACCTTGAATCCTGCTTAAGTCACACTAACGTGTAACACAGCTGCAGGTGTTTATTAGGGAATGTAAGTGAAGAAATACAAGATCTTCAGTTACTTTTGGATGCAACCAAGCAGGGCTTTTCCTTCCTCACTCAGCTGATTTGGTGGTTTTCTGCTGACAATGTAGGGGCTAGGGTCTCTTATCTCATTGTGCTCCTCAGATGGAGACCCCAGGCTGCTATGGCTTATCACCCAGTGACAGCTTTGACTGGCACTGAACTGGTTTGGTTTTTCATcctcatgtttcttctcttccctcctgcaaTAGTAGGGGTACCAGCTGTTCCCATGGAAAACACCTTCTTCCCTTGTGTGGGTATGTAAACGTGCTCTGTCGGGCTAGTTGTTGTCTTGCATACTGGAATAGTTTCTaaacaattctttcttttttccattgatAAATGAAATTGTGCCTCCAAATGCCTTTTTTGGTGACTCCTTCATTTCCTACAGTCCGAAAGGTGTCTTTCATTAGATCTATGATTCTGTATTAGTCTaaacatcagaataaaaatcttGAGGCAGAGCTGAAGGATAGAGGAGATGGTTGGAAGGATGGCATCAGTGATAGGTGAAGTAGATAGAattacagaacagtttgggttggaaggaacctttgaagatcatctagtccaacccccccggCCACAggcagagacatctttcactagatcaggttgcttaaagccctgtccaacctggccttgaacactgcagGAAAGATTTGTTTTActggcaggagaaggggagaagtTTCCCTCCTCTTACCTGCATCAGCAAATGACCCAACTAGCACCTAATATCAGATTTTTAACTGCTAACCCATGGATTCAAGGTACCACAATGTGGTTCTCATAAAAAGGCATTTACTGCAAGCAGAAATTCCAGCAGTAGATGACCATAGTcctctgtttctcagctgaatgGATTATAGAGCAGATGGAGTTCATCTGAAAGTTTATATCTGAGTAATGGGATGTTCTACCTGgacaacattttcagtatttttgataGTATTTATTTAAACACTGGTGTTTCAGTTAGTGTTCAGGAGCCCCAGGCCTGGGCCTGTGCTAGTTGACAAGAGAATAGAAAGAGAATGCCTGCTTGTCACAGAGTTCACAATGTCTTTCAAATCAAAAGATGAATCTTTGGTGTCTTCCTAATTACAACAGGAGCTAACAAGCTGTTCTTTGAAAGGCAGTTCTTGGGGAattttcacaaaagaaattataGTGAAAGATGCTTGATTTTCTCCGATCCTTTGGAAATGTTACCACAGTTCTACACCTTCCCATTTTCACTTCCCACTTTTCTACTCCACAGTTTTCTCATGGCACTCTTCACCTCCTTATTTCTTAGCGTGTAGATGAGTGGGTTCAGCATGGGTATGATGACAGTGTAAAACACTGCCACGCTCTTGTCCTCTGACAGATTGCTGGATGGACGTATGTAGATGAACGTGCATGGCCCAAAGCACAGAATCACCACAGTAATATGGGACCCACAGGTGGACAGGGCCTTGTGCCACCCTTCAGATATTTGTCTTTTCAGGGAAACCAGGATGACAACATAGGACATGACCAGGATGAAGAAACAGCTCAGAGTTATCATTCCACTGTTGGCAACAACAATGATGCCCACAGTGTAGGTGTCGGTACAGGCCAGTTGTAGTAGAGGGTGGACGTCACAGAAGTAGTGGTCAATTTTGTTAGGGCCACAGAAGGGGAGCTGAGAGGTTAGAAGAGTCTGCACTATGGAGTGCACAAAGCCTCCTACCCACGAGCCAAACACCATCCGGCCACACACGCGCCTGGTCATGAGGGTGGTGTAGTGGAGAGGTCTGCAGATGGCCACGTAGCGATCATAGGCCATCACCGTGAGGATGAAAAACTCTGTGCAAACAAAGAAATGTACCCCAAACAGCTGTGCTATGCAACCCACAAAGgagatggttttattttcaacAAGGAAGTCAGCAATCATTTTGGGAGCTGTGATGGAAGAGTAACAGATATCTAGAAAGGCCAggtagcagaggaagaaatacatgGGGGAGTTCAGACACTGACTGCTAATTACAGTGATAACAATGAGCAGATTCCCTGCCACAGTAATCATGTAGAAGAacagaaacatcacaaaacatattttctgcACTCCTTGGTTCTCTGAGAGGCCCAGAAGAATGAATTCCTTCACGCTGCTTGCATTCTCCATGTTAATCAGTTGGGTGGCGATAATGCAATGCACAGCCTGGGCACAtgggaaaataaagacaaatgatTCATCaggttttttcattcttaaaaatgaattctttatCAGAAGTGCATGCACACTAAGAAATATACAGAATTAGTATTAAGTCTAtgaagtggtttttttgttggtttttactTTAGAGTTTAACCAAAAATAGGCACCTCTTAGAAACAAACTATCAGCTGTATGGGATTCATCCTAATATCAAAACATTCCCAGTCAACTGCTGTTAAAAATGGCCATGGCAAGTCCTGCCCAATAAAAACACAAGCAGTGCTCCCTGTTTGTGCAGGTCGTCTGAGCAGATCTGTGGAATGATTCAGTTAATTCAAGTTATCTGGCGCCTAtttaaaattacagcaaaatcAGAAGCTCTTGTGCACCAAAAACTGGTCAAGCATCCACAGGAaacacagaaatggagaaaacccAAAATTGCTCTCAAACCCACAAAGTAAAGCCTAGAGAGGAAGTTGGGAAAGTTAGGGACTTTTCCTGTGCTTACAGTTGTACTAACAGTAGGTAAAAGGTATTCAAGACGGGGAGTAAAATTTACATGGATAATTGCTTTTCTGATACATCTCCAAGAAAAAAAGATCAGTAAGAACAATGTGACATCGATTTCTACCTAGTCTTACCAAGTTGTgatcctctccatccctcctctttTCACTTAGCACTGACatagttttctacagaaaacaaaggacaaaatgtgtgcatatttatGGCTGGGCAGtagccagaggaagagaaacagctgGGCCCCATCTAGGCCAGAGCAGAACTGGAAGCAAACCCCTCCAGTCTCAGTGTCACGTTTAGGCAACTGGTGGTTCAGAAAGGAGTGACCAAGAGATAAATGATCAAGGAAAACTATATTCCTGAATAACGGCAGATGGGAAACTCCTGAGCTAAAACAAGATGTATATTTTTGAAAGGATTATAAAGATATGACCCATTCACCACAAGATAGCTCTACTGTCTGTCCCTCTTGGTAAGACCCCTGTCACCATCATCAAACTGCATTTTACAGTATATTCATCTGCCTCATTCCATCTCATTGCCTTACGTCATGTAGGCACCTATATCTGAGCCGGTCACGTGcattcttttttctgcctttgcaggGCAGCTCATGACCAGCCTAAGGTGTCTACTTAAGGTGTCTAAGATGTGATGAATTACATCCTGGAGATGCCGATTTCTTTCTGTCGACTCCAAGAGAATGACTAGAATGACTAATTCAGAGGAAGATTCCCACATAGGAATACTTCTAAAGGTATCTTTTCAGGGAGAGACTATAGGTATATGATATAATGCAAtcaattgcaaaataaaataaatacaatgtgGATGGTTAACATTTCAAAAAGGGTGAGTAATTGCATCATCTCCTTGCTGCAAACATTCTTCCCTAAAATCTCGGGTGGTTAATgggaaacaaaataacaaaataaccTAATCTGGGACTACAGAACTAGTTCTGCATGCTTCCAACCAAAAATAGCCATAGACAATTGATAACTTTagtgaaaatttctttttgtattttcacatttgttcaagaagggaaacaaaagaggaaaggaaatcaggaaaagaagaaaggaaacaagaaaagaaaagaaatgaaacaagaaaggATCCCGAGAACCTGTAAAACTTACCTTGTCTGTGTTTGGAGATCTAATTTTTTGTGTAAGGGCTGTATGATTTTATCTCCTCAACACCTGCCTTCTCTGGTAGGAATATGTTAGAGCACAGAATCTTTAAAGAACATAGAATAGCTTCTGGAAATCTTCCAACACTTGCTTAGGAGGTGCCTTTTACTGTATAATCCCATCTAATTTCATTTCTTGCATCACAAGTGTATCTTGGTATGTTCTGCCTGTGTGAGAACTGCTTTGGTGGGCTGTCTGGGTAGTGTGGCCTGCTCTGGGTGCACCGAAGGATGCATTCGCAacccagcagcagaaagaagactgagaagaaaactgcTTAAGTAGCACTCTTTAACCCTCTCCAGGGAAATCTCCCACCTCAAGGGCTcttggggctggaggagggaggtgtAGAGGCTTAATGAAGGGAAGGCATGAAAAGAAGgggcaaaggaggagaaaataactCTCTTCTGACTGAAAAGTTTAAGCAAACATATATTAAAGAAATAGCCATCAGTCAGTGATGATGATATTCTGAAGGCATTTCAGGATTTCTCCAGTAGAAATAACAGCCAATGGATTAGCTGAATATTAAACTGGACAAGAATTTTCAATGACCTAGTCCAGTTAACCCTTTCCAGAGTCTTCCAGTAAGCCACGCTTTATGGTTTTCCCAAGTGTAGAGGCCCATTAGATCCACTGCTTTGGCTTTATAGCATTGTGAGTAATAAAACAGTACTTTTAAATCTGTGTGTATCCCAAAAAGAAAGCACATAAACCACAAATCTTTTATAAAAAGTCAGAGGGATTTCCATTAATAAGGAGAGAGGTGTCATGTTCTGGGGCTGTCAGAGTTACCTCTCACAATAGTATTTTAAAGGGCAAGTCAGGCACACTTCTATCAGTAGTGGTTATGATTAAGCTTTCACAGAGACAGAAGATGGCCTGGGCTACCTCTTGATGTCCCTTCAAGTCCTCTTTTGCATGAAATTTCATCACTGGCAACCCAATGAATAAAGCCTCTTGCAAGAACTTGCACGTTTTAGCAAAGGTCAGCAAATTAcagaataagtaaaaaaaaatcctgcttttacAAATGGGGGAACCGAGGGAGGAAGTCAGCTATTTTATGCCTGTGGAAGTCAGCTGAGTTGAGTCTTCATCACTCTAGGCTTTCCTACGGAAAGAAATATACCTCTCCAGAATTTGATTCACCTGATCTACCTCAGACCCGATTTTAGGATGGGATTAGGTCTGAAATAGACATTTAGATTTTGAACAAAATTGCTTAGGGCAGACAAAGGCTGCGTCAAAGAattacagtcaatggctcaatgtccaaatggaagCCAGCAACAactggtgtccctcaagggtccacgctgggaccaatactatttaatatcttcatcattgatatagacagtgggatcgagtgcaccctcagcaagtttgcagatgacaccaagctgagtggtgcagttgatacacttgaggaaggaatgccatccagaggaaccttgacaggcATAAGGAGTGGGCCcatgagaacctcatgaagttcaacaaggccaagtgcaatgtcctgcacatgggttgaggcaatccccactatcagtacagactggaggatgaagggattgagagcagccctgtagacaaggacttggggatactggtggatgaaaagttgaacatgagctggcaatgtgcgcttgcagcccagaaagccaatcatatcctgggGTTCACCAaaagtatggccagcaggtcaagggaggtgattctccccctctactccactctggtgagaccccacctggaatactgcatccagctctaggatcctcagtacaagacagatatGGACcttagagtgggtccagaggagggccatggaAATGATCAGAGCACTGGAACagctctcctatgaagaaaggttgaaacacttcagcctgaagaagagaagaccCCTCAAGACCTTCTTGTGGCCTGTCAATATTtcataagaaagacagagaaaggctTTTCAACAGGACCTGTAGTGACaagacaaggggcaacagttttaaactggaagagagtagatttagattggacacaaggaagacattttttatgatgagggtggtgaggccctggcacaggttgcccagagaagctgtggctgccccctccctagaagtgttcaaggccaggttggacggggctttgagcaaactgatctagtgaaagatgtccctacCTATGgcagggagggttggactagataatctttaaaggtctcttccaacccaaaccatcctatgattctatgcaaTCTTGACATCAAGAAGAGCCTCATCTTTCTTAACTTAAAGCTTCTGCAGCCAAAGTTGAATCTATGAAATTAAACACAGTAAAGCAAATGGATATGCTATTTCATGCATCGGTTCAACTCATCACTGCTCTGAAGTCTACTGTGTATTTTTAGCTTCTGACTTACGGGTGTCAATAAATAAATTGTTTCATCCACTGCCCATCACTTTGATTCACTGACAGTTCTTGAAATTTAGAATGGCCAAATAACAAGCAAGGCAATGTAGCCATCTCCTGACACAGAATGCCAGCGATCCATGCAgtgagaatgaaaatgaaaaattaatgaggAGGTTAAATACTGCTTTAAGTGAAAATAGTCTTCTAACTTAAATATCATCTTACACTGTAGCCTGGAGTCCTGGCCAGATTAATAAGTGTTAACAGCAGTCACTATAGGAAACAGAGTATTGGGTAAGAAAGTAAAAACAGTCTTACAAtctttgggaaaggaagaggaacaaCAAATGACAGAAGAAGCTAAAGATGAGTCAGCAGGTATCTAGCCTGCTAAGTTATTTGGGCCAGATCTGCCAGTTTCTGTACCCACTGACACACATGGCAGCAATTTGGCTAGCGTCATACTCATCTCCTTTTGTTTCCCTACCCAAACGGACTAGCAGAAGTGACTTAATTCACCAGCCCAAATCAAGAGTTGCCGGTATCTCCTGTTACAAAATAGTTTCCTATAAGGATGTGCTTACTaccaggaaaggagaaaggttttttctccattttcactcCACTTACTTTGACAGGTGGATCTGGACACCATGGTGGTGGCAGCTCATGCACATAGAGGGACTGTACATGGTGAGAAGAGGAGTGAGGTGGTGTGGGTAGCTAGTAAATGCTGGCAAGGGGCTGTCTTGGTAGAGACATGAGGTGTGGATTTGATGGTAGGCAGGATGGGGCTGAGGCACTGTTTGGGGGGGAAGTTGTGAAACTGGAAGTGGAAGGCACAAGGCTGGAGGCTGTCTTGAGGGGTTTTGTGAAATCGGAAGTGCCTGAGGTGTGGTGAAGGACTGTGCTGAAAGACAGCATGAACTGGCAGGTAATACTGTGGAGCGTGAAGTTACATCAAAAGAGCTCCTGACATCAGAACAGGCACTGTGTATTGAAGGCAGCACGAGCAGAGGTTGTGCAATCAGAGCTGCTGAGGTGTGGTAAAGGCTATGGACTTTGGGTGGACCCTCCTCCGGGGAAGGTTGTGTGAAGCAGTAGGGACTACACAGGGTGGTAACTTGTGTTGGGAGAGGCTATGGGTCAAAAGAGGACACTGTGGTAATGGATGTGTTAAGGTCAGTTTGGCAGGGACAGTAGGTCCTTGGGGAATGAGAAGTTGTGCTGAGGGAGATGGTGAAATCGTCAGCAGGCATTATGGAAGAGGACTGACAATTTCTCACTCTATGTGACCCTGAGTAGCAGCAAGGCATCCTCTTCAAAGACTGTGAAACTAGAGCATCTCAGGGACACAAGTAGGAAACAAAGCATCGGTGCAAGAGGCAAGGTATAATTTTGTACAGACGCTTCTTGCTTTTTTTGTATCGGGAGACTGGCTGAAGAAGGGGAAGtagtaaaaaaacatttctagACCCATGACAGTGATAGGTTCTGTACaaagagggaagggggaagtggCTCAAATCGAAGTGACCACACACAACAAACTAGATATTTCCTCACGCGAGTGATTGGCTGGCTGCTGAATGTCATGCTGACAAGACCGTGGCTTTTTAAAGTGTCTAACTAGCCCAGCACTACAGTATGACACAAGGATTTTATCTGGACCATATGTCACAGAATTCAGGTGACAATTTTACCCAGCAGATCCATACCAGACAGCTGCTGCAAATCAGTCACTGAAATTCCAAGGAACCCACAAAAAGGTGAGAAATTCCTCGATGGTACCTTTGCTGCTGCACTCTGTCTAATGCTTTCTGTCATGCTTTTGGAGAGAGGatgaggggaagggagaaggaaaaaaaaaaccaaaaccaccaaacagAGGAAAGGAGATctaacattttcttctcctgctggTTAGAAATTCACTATAGGTGAGAAATTGTCTTGATCATTTTCAAGATAAGGAGAGCTTCATTCTGGGGACCCTTTTCCATGAGCAAGTGCTAATGAATTGCTCTAAATACATCTTTGTAATATAAGATGTCATTATTCAGAGACCTCGCATTAGCAGTTTTGGTCTTAGATGATCACTTAAGATTAGCCAAGAAAATACAACAGCATAACTTTCTGTACATCATCTAAAATGTCTTTGTAGCGCAAGGCTGTTCAAACTGACACCTGCCACAAGAACTACATGGTACTTAGCAGGCAAACCACAGGAAGGATGTTTTATCTCAAGGGTGAAAAAAGACCACATAGACTCAGTCTGCTGCTGTTTAATGCAAGCTTTCACTAATTAGTTTCATTAAGGAAGTGGACTCATGTCTTGAATGTATATTGGAGACAACAAGAAATCAGTCTTTCCAAGGTGATACAATAAATATATGAGAACTGTGGGTGACTTTTTTGGTATTCTTTTCCATGGTTTGCAGAAGTCAGAGAAGGATTTCTTCACTTCCGTTACAGTGGAAGGCAAAATTATTGACGTTTTGCCATTTATCCAAAGGGCATCCATTACAGCCACATCTGTACCGGGCAGTCTTTATGTGTATATGATCGATGGCACAGTGCTATGTCATTTAATGTTAGGAAATATGATTGACAAGCTTAAGTTAAACAGCTAATCACCCGTCATTGCCTGAATGCCCAGTGGAGAGAGACGTACTTCTGGAGGACAGGGTCAACGCCTTCTGGAGATGTCTGAGGCAGGGAGGTTGAATAGTCTCTTTCCTAAAATGGGGACCAGGTCAGAAGGCTGTAGTGGGCTTAGTCAGAGCTTAAGTGACACTCAGATGTTCATGTCCTCTTCAGACCAATTGGAAATTTGCTTCAGGTTACACAGATAGCTTGTGGCAGAGATAGTGCTTCACTGGGTCTTCAAAAGGCTAGGAAACTGCTTAACCACTGGGTCTTCCTTTCTCCTCACAGCAGACATGGTTCACAGAATTAGAGGCTGCTTCAGCTACTTCCTGCTGTGGCTCTGATAATTTCTGCCATGCCAAAAGCAGGTAGCAAGGAAGGGAACAAAGTTATAAGGCTGTATCTTTTGAGTTTGCTTGCTACAGATGTTCAGGGAAGAGGTAGCCTTGTGAGTGATGTTGGTCAGGCAGTGTGCGGCTCTCCCCAGAGAGAAGGTGAGTTGGAACTCAGGGATGTTCCTGTTGTAAAACTGTGCTACAGCAGGGATTCTGCCCATTCTGTGGGAGATGAtgggttttgttttccatagTCCCTTTCAGTATGTACTAAATTCCTTTCTTTAGAGATCACTGGTCTCTAAAGCCTTAATGTTAGAAGCACTCGAGGTCCTGTAACAGCTGAGGATGGCATCGTCCAGGTTCCTATATCAGAGTATGGTGCAGTGTCAGAAGTTCCCTGGTTTCAGTCAACCCGAAAGGTTTCACATCCTGCAGTCCCTGGTGAAGGTAAGGGTGGAATTCACCCCAGCTACCTCCAGCTGTCCACACACCAACCCTCTCGCTGAAGCTGGCACTCTGCAATGCATCTGCAGCCAGCAAAGACAGGCAGGTGACTGCGCACCTATCTAAGACCTTAGGATAAAATATATAACTGTTGGAGGGGCTTGTAAATCTCCATTAATTCAAATGGCACCTTTAAAGGCCATGCTAAATGagatgtttgcatttttaatggtGAAAGCTGGGTGTAACAGTCCCAGCTGGGCTCCCAGCCAAGCTCAGCTCACCTACATGCCTTCCAATGCAGCAagattgtctctgctgctccaggCCATCAGCTGGCCAAGGAAATTACCTGCATCAAGCTTTTATCTT
It contains:
- the LOC141950111 gene encoding olfactory receptor 4S2-like; translated protein: MENKNNVTEFILHGLTQDKTVAKMCFSLFLIFYAIIILGNLLIITTIKTSEQLNSPMYFFLSYLSFVDISYSTVTAPKLIYDLLVEKKTISFVGCIAQLFACHFFGCTEIFLLAVMAYDRCIAICKPLHYTNIVNKHVCGWLVAASWVGGFVHSAVQTLLAIWLPFCGPKEIDHYFCDVHPLLKLACTDVYIIGVIVAVNSGGISLSCFVVLVVSYAVILVSLRTRSSKVRLKALSTCSSHITVVVLFFGPCIFIYMRPSTTFSADKMVSVFYTIITPMLNPLIYTLRNEEVKNAMKKLWIRKVKRSEN
- the LOC141950394 gene encoding olfactory receptor 4S2-like, yielding MENASSVKEFILLGLSENQGVQKICFVMFLFFYMITVAGNLLIVITVISSQCLNSPMYFFLCYLAFLDICYSSITAPKMIADFLVENKTISFVGCIAQLFGVHFFVCTEFFILTVMAYDRYVAICRPLHYTTLMTRRVCGRMVFGSWVGGFVHSIVQTLLTSQLPFCGPNKIDHYFCDVHPLLQLACTDTYTVGIIVVANSGMITLSCFFILVMSYVVILVSLKRQISEGWHKALSTCGSHITVVILCFGPCTFIYIRPSSNLSEDKSVAVFYTVIIPMLNPLIYTLRNKEVKSAMRKLWSRKVGSENGKV